A single window of Streptomyces sudanensis DNA harbors:
- a CDS encoding beta-ketoacyl-[acyl-carrier-protein] synthase family protein, which translates to MSSTNHTVVVTGIGATTPLGGDATSTWEGLVAGRSGVRHLEGERFADLPVRIAARTAVDPSEVLARPLARKLDRSAQFALIAAREAWADAGFSGPAGEDGEVRPERLGSVIASGIGGVTTLLDQYDVLKEKGARRVSPHTVPMLMPNGPAANVGLEVNAQAGVHTPVSACASGAEAIGYAIEMIRTGRADVVVAGGTEAAIHPLPIVAFANMMAMSKNEDDPEKVSRPYDKARDGFVLGEGAGVVVLESAEHAAARGARVYCEALGQGLSADSHHIAQPEPTGRGIAAALQNLLDSTGLKPSEVAHLNAHATSTPPGDVAEVKALRKVFGDDLDHVAISATKSMTGHLLGGAGGIETVATVLALHHRTAPPTINVDDLDEEVDADIVRDEPRALPQGTIAAINNSFGFGGHNAILAFRTV; encoded by the coding sequence GTGAGCTCGACCAATCACACCGTGGTCGTCACCGGTATCGGCGCAACCACACCGCTGGGTGGCGATGCCACCTCGACCTGGGAGGGTCTGGTGGCCGGGCGCTCCGGCGTCAGGCACCTCGAAGGCGAGCGCTTCGCCGACCTGCCCGTCCGGATCGCGGCCCGCACGGCCGTCGACCCCTCGGAGGTCCTGGCGCGGCCGCTGGCCCGCAAGCTGGACCGCTCCGCGCAGTTCGCCCTGATCGCGGCCCGCGAGGCGTGGGCCGACGCGGGCTTCTCCGGGCCCGCCGGTGAGGACGGCGAGGTCCGTCCGGAGCGGCTCGGCTCCGTCATCGCCTCCGGCATCGGCGGTGTGACGACCCTGCTCGACCAGTACGACGTACTGAAGGAGAAGGGTGCCCGGCGGGTCTCGCCGCACACGGTGCCCATGCTCATGCCGAACGGCCCCGCCGCCAACGTCGGCCTGGAGGTGAACGCCCAGGCGGGCGTGCACACCCCGGTGTCGGCGTGCGCGTCGGGCGCGGAGGCCATCGGCTACGCCATCGAGATGATCCGCACCGGCCGCGCCGACGTGGTCGTGGCGGGCGGCACCGAGGCGGCCATCCACCCGCTGCCCATCGTGGCGTTCGCCAACATGATGGCGATGTCCAAGAACGAGGACGACCCCGAGAAGGTCTCCCGCCCGTACGACAAGGCCCGTGACGGCTTCGTGCTGGGCGAGGGCGCGGGTGTGGTCGTCCTGGAGTCCGCGGAGCACGCCGCGGCGCGCGGTGCCCGGGTGTACTGCGAGGCGCTGGGGCAGGGCCTGTCCGCCGACAGCCACCACATCGCGCAGCCCGAGCCCACCGGCCGGGGCATCGCCGCCGCCCTGCAGAACCTGCTGGACTCCACGGGCCTCAAGCCGTCGGAGGTCGCGCACCTGAACGCGCACGCCACGTCGACGCCGCCGGGCGACGTCGCCGAGGTGAAGGCGCTGCGCAAGGTCTTCGGCGACGACCTCGACCACGTCGCGATCTCCGCGACCAAGTCGATGACGGGCCACCTGCTGGGCGGCGCCGGCGGCATCGAGACCGTGGCGACGGTCCTGGCGCTGCACCACCGCACGGCCCCGCCGACCATCAACGTCGACGACCTGGACGAGGAGGTCGACGCGGACATCGTGCGCGACGAGCCCCGGGCGCTGCCGCAGGGCACGATCGCGGCGATCAACAACTCGTTCGGTTTCGGCGGCCACAACGCGATCCTCGCCTTCCGCACGGTCTGA
- a CDS encoding rod shape-determining protein, with amino-acid sequence MTVSLEQLRRCHVAVDLGAARTRVFVKGAGLVVDEPSVAAVNTRTGALIAVGEFAERMTGRTPGYIRVVRPASGGSVVDIEMAQRMLRSLLGEKLRRQLRRKPLLRAAACVPHDCAPLAQRATVETLVGLGARRVELVDTLIAAAIGCGLPVAQPTATMILVCGAATTQVAVLSLGSIVTAERIPVGGHAIDHAVIQYLRHQHQLVLPSQSVRPLHLALHGNGLTLQGPAATEIHGRDVATGLARSVVVETAAVRQAIHAPLTTVLDGIGRVLRDCPPDLVADLAECGITMVGGSARLPGLDQMLRDATGMPVRIADHPDVCAITGLGEMLEGRVEPLMLDPLAGTR; translated from the coding sequence GTGACCGTCAGTCTTGAGCAGCTGCGCCGCTGCCACGTCGCCGTCGACCTCGGGGCCGCCAGGACCCGCGTGTTCGTGAAGGGGGCGGGGCTGGTGGTGGACGAGCCGAGCGTGGCCGCCGTGAACACCCGTACCGGCGCGCTGATCGCGGTCGGGGAGTTCGCCGAGCGGATGACGGGCCGCACCCCCGGCTACATCCGGGTCGTCCGCCCGGCCTCGGGCGGCAGCGTCGTCGACATCGAGATGGCGCAGCGGATGCTCCGCAGCCTGCTCGGCGAGAAGCTCCGCCGCCAGCTGCGGCGCAAGCCGCTGCTGCGCGCCGCCGCCTGCGTCCCGCACGACTGCGCCCCGCTCGCCCAGCGCGCGACCGTCGAGACGCTGGTGGGGCTGGGAGCCCGGCGGGTCGAACTGGTCGACACCCTGATCGCGGCGGCGATCGGCTGCGGGCTGCCGGTGGCGCAGCCGACCGCGACCATGATCCTGGTCTGCGGGGCGGCGACGACCCAGGTGGCCGTGTTGTCGCTGGGGTCGATCGTCACCGCCGAACGCATCCCGGTCGGCGGCCACGCCATCGACCACGCGGTCATCCAGTACCTGCGCCACCAGCACCAGCTGGTGCTGCCCAGCCAGTCCGTGCGCCCCCTCCACCTGGCGCTGCACGGCAACGGGCTCACCCTCCAGGGCCCCGCCGCCACGGAGATCCACGGCCGGGACGTGGCCACGGGCCTCGCGCGGTCGGTCGTCGTGGAGACCGCCGCCGTGCGCCAGGCCATCCACGCGCCGCTCACCACCGTGCTCGACGGCATCGGCAGGGTGCTGCGCGACTGCCCGCCCGACCTGGTCGCGGACCTCGCGGAGTGCGGGATCACGATGGTCGGCGGCAGCGCGCGGCTGCCCGGCCTCGACCAGATGCTGCGCGACGCGACCGGGATGCCCGTGCGGATCGCGGACCACCCGGATGTCTGCGCGATCACGGGGCTGGGCGAGATGCTGGAGGGCCGGGTCGAACCGCTCATGCTGGATCCGCTCGCGGGCACCCGCTGA
- a CDS encoding DUF3145 domain-containing protein — translation MTTRGVLYVHSAPRALCPHIEWAVAGVLGTRVQLDWIRQPASPGTWRAELSWQGEPGTASRLASALRGWRMLRFEVTAEPCPAAEGERYSATPDLGIFHAVIGVHGDIMVPEDRLRAAMARSAQGGAPLEAELAGLLGKPWDDELEPFRYAGEGAPVRWLHQVV, via the coding sequence GTGACGACACGTGGAGTCCTGTACGTCCACTCCGCGCCGCGTGCGCTGTGCCCGCACATCGAATGGGCGGTCGCGGGGGTGCTCGGTACGAGAGTCCAGCTCGACTGGATCCGGCAGCCGGCCTCGCCGGGCACCTGGAGGGCCGAACTCTCCTGGCAGGGCGAACCGGGCACGGCCTCCCGGCTGGCCTCCGCCCTGCGCGGCTGGCGGATGCTGCGGTTCGAGGTGACCGCCGAACCCTGCCCCGCCGCCGAGGGGGAGCGCTACAGCGCCACCCCCGACCTGGGCATCTTCCACGCGGTCATCGGCGTCCACGGCGACATCATGGTCCCCGAGGACCGGTTGCGCGCCGCCATGGCCCGCTCCGCGCAGGGCGGGGCCCCGCTGGAGGCCGAGCTCGCCGGACTCCTCGGCAAGCCCTGGGACGACGAACTGGAGCCCTTCCGGTACGCGGGCGAGGGCGCCCCGGTCCGCTGGCTCCACCAGGTCGTCTGA
- a CDS encoding EI24 domain-containing protein, producing MRDLGKGFGFLLQGQRWVGRHGRWLGLGLLPGLVALVLYLGALVGLAYGADDLTAWATPFADDWSSPWQGLFRGFLTALVFALALLLAVVTFTAVTLLVGQPFYESLSEAVDRSEGGRVPESGLPFWRELWISARDSLRIVLRVAFYGILLFALGFVPVVGQTVVPVLGFCVSGYFLTEELTAVALQRRRLELKERLRLLRGHRMMALGFGVPLALAYLVPFVAVFLMPGAVAGATLMARELAPEPEGEPHPGPAAGPGAPAPAPYGLHEGRDAGPR from the coding sequence ATGCGTGATCTCGGCAAGGGTTTCGGCTTCCTCCTGCAGGGCCAGCGATGGGTCGGCCGCCACGGCCGCTGGCTCGGACTCGGGCTGCTGCCCGGCCTCGTGGCACTCGTCCTGTACCTCGGCGCGCTGGTCGGCCTCGCCTACGGCGCCGACGACCTGACCGCGTGGGCGACCCCGTTCGCCGACGACTGGTCGTCGCCCTGGCAGGGCCTGTTCCGGGGGTTCCTCACCGCCCTGGTCTTCGCCCTCGCGCTGCTCCTCGCGGTGGTCACCTTCACGGCGGTGACGCTGCTGGTGGGGCAGCCGTTCTACGAGTCGCTCTCCGAGGCGGTCGACCGCTCCGAAGGCGGCCGCGTCCCGGAGTCCGGGCTGCCGTTCTGGCGCGAACTGTGGATCTCCGCCCGCGACAGCCTGCGCATCGTCCTGCGGGTCGCGTTCTACGGGATCCTGCTGTTCGCCCTCGGATTCGTCCCGGTGGTCGGCCAGACCGTCGTCCCCGTGCTCGGCTTCTGCGTCTCGGGGTACTTCCTCACCGAGGAGCTGACCGCCGTCGCGCTGCAGCGCCGCCGCCTGGAACTGAAGGAGCGGCTGCGGCTGCTGCGCGGCCACCGCATGATGGCCCTCGGCTTCGGCGTGCCGCTGGCCCTCGCGTACCTGGTGCCGTTCGTCGCCGTCTTCCTCATGCCGGGGGCCGTCGCGGGCGCCACCCTGATGGCCCGCGAACTGGCACCGGAACCGGAGGGCGAACCGCATCCGGGACCCGCCGCCGGGCCCGGGGCGCCCGCTCCCGCCCCGTACGGGCTCCACGAAGGCCGGGACGCGGGCCCGCGCTAG
- a CDS encoding acyl carrier protein — protein sequence MAATLEEIVEGLAEIVNEIAGIPTEDVELDKSFTDDLDVDSLSMVEVVVAAEERFSVKIPDDDVKGLKTVRDAAEYILKHQA from the coding sequence ATGGCCGCCACCCTGGAAGAGATCGTCGAGGGTCTCGCCGAGATCGTCAACGAGATCGCCGGCATCCCCACCGAGGACGTCGAGCTCGACAAGTCCTTCACGGACGACCTGGACGTGGACTCCCTGTCCATGGTCGAGGTCGTCGTCGCCGCCGAAGAGCGCTTCTCGGTGAAGATCCCGGACGACGACGTCAAGGGCCTCAAGACGGTCCGCGACGCCGCCGAGTACATCCTCAAGCACCAGGCCTGA
- a CDS encoding MarR family winged helix-turn-helix transcriptional regulator, protein MPSTRTDPLTCEVVELIGTVVARYHEEYEHAAARHSLTGAQARVLSLLALEPLPMRRIAVSLRCEPSNVTGIVDRLEARGLVERRPDPADRRVKLAAPTEEGRRTARRLREALDFAREPLAGLSAAERALLRDLLRRMLGEPAVP, encoded by the coding sequence ATGCCCAGTACGCGCACGGACCCGCTCACCTGCGAGGTCGTGGAACTCATCGGCACGGTCGTGGCCCGCTACCACGAGGAGTACGAGCACGCCGCCGCCCGGCACTCGCTGACCGGTGCCCAGGCGCGCGTCCTGAGCCTGCTGGCGTTGGAGCCGCTGCCGATGCGGCGCATCGCCGTGTCCCTGCGGTGCGAGCCGTCCAACGTGACGGGCATCGTCGACCGCCTGGAGGCCCGCGGCCTCGTCGAGCGGCGGCCCGATCCGGCCGACCGCCGCGTCAAGCTGGCCGCCCCGACGGAGGAGGGCCGCAGGACCGCGCGCCGGCTGCGGGAGGCCCTGGACTTCGCCCGGGAGCCGCTGGCCGGCCTCTCCGCGGCGGAGCGGGCCCTGCTGCGGGACCTCCTCCGCCGCATGCTGGGCGAACCCGCGGTGCCCTGA
- a CDS encoding NADP-dependent oxidoreductase, translating into MSALPASGREWHLVSRPDGLPVPEDFALREAPVAAPGEGRVLVRNLHFSVDPYMRGRMNDVKSYVPPFRLDHPMEGGAVGEVVASAAEGFAVGDHVLHGLGWREYAEVEAERAVRVDASLAPLTAYLGVLGMTGLTAYAGLFETASFKEGDAVFVSAAAGAVGSQVGQMARLKGASRVIGSAGSDEKVRLLLEEYGFDAAFNYKDGPVARQLRAAAPDGIDVYFDNVGGEHLEAAISSLNVHGRVTVCGMIAQYNATEPPPAPRNLAQVIGKRLRLQGMLVSDHSDLRPRFVEEVSGWLRSGALKYHETIVEGVENGVDAFLGLLRGDNVGKMVVSLAR; encoded by the coding sequence ATGTCCGCACTCCCGGCGTCCGGCCGTGAATGGCACCTGGTCTCCCGCCCGGACGGCCTGCCCGTCCCCGAGGACTTCGCGCTCCGCGAGGCGCCCGTCGCCGCCCCGGGCGAGGGCCGCGTCCTCGTCCGCAACCTCCACTTCTCGGTGGACCCGTACATGCGCGGCCGGATGAACGACGTGAAGTCGTACGTCCCGCCGTTCCGGCTGGACCACCCCATGGAGGGCGGCGCGGTCGGCGAGGTCGTGGCCTCCGCCGCCGAGGGCTTCGCGGTCGGCGACCACGTGCTGCACGGCCTGGGCTGGCGGGAGTACGCCGAGGTCGAGGCGGAGCGCGCCGTCAGGGTCGACGCCTCCCTCGCGCCCCTCACGGCGTACCTGGGCGTGCTCGGCATGACCGGGCTGACCGCCTACGCGGGCCTCTTCGAGACGGCCTCCTTCAAGGAGGGCGACGCCGTGTTCGTCTCCGCCGCGGCCGGCGCCGTCGGCAGCCAGGTCGGCCAGATGGCCCGGCTGAAGGGCGCCTCCCGCGTGATCGGATCGGCCGGTTCCGACGAGAAGGTCCGGCTGCTGCTGGAGGAGTACGGCTTCGACGCCGCCTTCAACTACAAGGACGGCCCGGTGGCCCGGCAGTTGCGGGCCGCCGCCCCCGACGGCATCGACGTCTACTTCGACAACGTCGGCGGCGAGCACCTGGAGGCGGCGATCTCCTCGCTGAACGTCCACGGCCGCGTCACCGTCTGCGGCATGATCGCCCAGTACAACGCCACGGAGCCCCCTCCCGCCCCGCGCAACCTGGCCCAGGTCATCGGCAAGCGGCTGCGGCTCCAGGGCATGCTGGTCAGCGACCACTCCGACCTGCGCCCCCGCTTCGTCGAGGAGGTCTCCGGCTGGCTGCGCTCGGGCGCCCTGAAGTACCACGAGACGATCGTCGAGGGCGTGGAGAACGGCGTGGACGCCTTCCTCGGCCTGCTGCGCGGCGACAACGTCGGCAAGATGGTCGTCTCGCTCGCCCGCTGA
- a CDS encoding ketoacyl-ACP synthase III translates to MAKIRPSKGAPYARILGVGGYRPTRVVPNEVILERIDSSDEWIRSRSGIATRHWASPEETVTAMSVEAAGKALADAGIGPDQVGGVIVSTVSHFRQTPAVATEIADRLTSSRPAAFDISAGCAGFGYGLTLAKGMVVEGSAEYVLVIGVERLSDLTDLDDRATAFLFGDGAGAVVVGPSAEPAIGPTVWGSEGDKSGTIKQTVPWTDYRDGTVEKFPAITQEGQAVFRWAVFEMAKVAQQALDAAGITAADLDVFIPHQANMRIIDSMVKTLKLPEHVTVARDVETTGNTSAASIPLAMERLLATGQAKSGDTALVIGFGAGLVYAATVVTLP, encoded by the coding sequence ATGGCGAAGATCAGGCCCAGCAAGGGAGCCCCGTACGCGCGCATCCTGGGTGTCGGCGGCTACCGTCCGACCCGTGTCGTGCCGAACGAGGTGATCCTGGAGAGGATCGACTCCTCGGACGAGTGGATCCGCTCGCGCTCCGGTATCGCGACCCGCCACTGGGCGTCGCCCGAGGAGACCGTAACCGCGATGTCGGTCGAGGCGGCGGGCAAGGCCCTCGCGGACGCCGGGATCGGCCCCGACCAGGTCGGCGGCGTCATCGTCTCCACCGTGTCGCACTTCAGGCAGACCCCCGCGGTCGCCACCGAGATCGCCGACAGGCTCACGTCGAGCCGGCCGGCCGCGTTCGACATCTCCGCGGGCTGCGCCGGCTTCGGGTACGGGTTGACCCTCGCGAAGGGCATGGTCGTCGAGGGGTCCGCCGAGTACGTCCTCGTGATCGGCGTGGAGCGGCTCAGCGACCTGACCGACCTGGACGACCGGGCCACGGCCTTCCTGTTTGGCGACGGCGCGGGCGCGGTCGTGGTCGGCCCGTCCGCGGAGCCCGCGATCGGCCCGACCGTCTGGGGCTCCGAGGGCGACAAGTCGGGGACCATCAAGCAGACCGTGCCGTGGACGGACTACCGCGACGGCACGGTGGAGAAGTTCCCCGCCATCACGCAGGAGGGCCAGGCGGTGTTCCGCTGGGCCGTCTTCGAGATGGCCAAGGTCGCCCAGCAGGCGCTCGACGCGGCCGGCATCACCGCGGCCGACCTGGACGTCTTCATCCCGCACCAGGCCAACATGCGGATCATCGACTCGATGGTGAAGACGCTGAAGCTGCCGGAGCACGTCACGGTCGCCCGCGACGTGGAGACCACCGGCAACACCTCGGCCGCCTCGATCCCGCTCGCGATGGAGCGGCTCCTGGCGACCGGGCAGGCGAAGAGCGGTGACACCGCACTCGTCATCGGCTTCGGGGCGGGGCTCGTCTACGCCGCGACGGTCGTTACCCTCCCCTGA
- a CDS encoding carbon-nitrogen hydrolase family protein produces MIVSAAQFTAVPGDVRANVRTMAAMVRAAAGARVVVFAELALTGYEPRLVAADRSLWVAEDDPRLDPVREACRETGAAAVVNGPAPGREPGGRRPYLTSYVIGPDGATLTRYDKQHLYEAEREVFAAGASDGRFTLDGHRFALATCFDSHCPELGERAAADGCRVYLASSLYGTGGGVHERATVYPAIARRSGLYVVLANHVGAAGSWTGCGRSAVWGPDGGLLAEADPAEPGLVRAAVG; encoded by the coding sequence GTGATCGTTTCAGCGGCTCAGTTCACCGCCGTCCCCGGCGACGTCCGGGCCAACGTCCGGACGATGGCGGCCATGGTCCGCGCGGCGGCCGGGGCCCGGGTCGTCGTCTTCGCGGAACTGGCCCTCACCGGCTACGAACCGCGGCTCGTCGCCGCCGACCGGAGCCTGTGGGTGGCCGAGGACGACCCGCGGCTCGACCCGGTGCGGGAGGCATGCCGCGAGACCGGTGCGGCGGCCGTCGTCAACGGACCGGCGCCGGGCCGGGAACCGGGCGGACGGCGGCCGTACCTCACCTCGTACGTGATCGGCCCGGACGGGGCGACGCTCACGCGCTACGACAAGCAGCACCTGTACGAGGCGGAGCGCGAGGTGTTCGCGGCGGGCGCCTCCGACGGGCGGTTCACCCTCGACGGCCACCGGTTCGCGCTGGCCACCTGCTTCGACAGCCACTGCCCCGAGCTGGGCGAGCGGGCGGCGGCGGACGGCTGCCGGGTGTACCTGGCGAGCTCCCTGTACGGGACGGGTGGCGGCGTGCACGAGCGGGCGACGGTCTATCCGGCCATCGCCCGGCGGAGCGGGCTGTACGTGGTCCTCGCCAACCACGTGGGCGCCGCCGGGTCCTGGACCGGCTGCGGGCGCAGCGCGGTGTGGGGGCCGGACGGCGGGCTGCTGGCCGAGGCGGACCCGGCCGAGCCCGGGCTGGTGCGCGCCGCCGTCGGCTAG
- a CDS encoding SCO2400 family protein, with protein sequence MDYCHECRRHLNGALACAGCGRPAEELRHDDPGTPAADHVFELTRDEETPSAAPDRTRVSRRAPAPGRAGSRRAARTARPPGGRRARRRRGRVVLIVVTGLVLAAGTLSLAEVAVEDGGGPATSVRQEDVALPAPLPDPSQSTRVADPEQVEATPSAPGPSGAPSADGGAGEASGAPRPTASASDGDGGGDGGGDGSGPGAGSGSGPGGGQGYGRGESRRPVEPDAPPSEPEPAPSASPTSGGEP encoded by the coding sequence ATGGATTATTGCCACGAGTGTCGGCGGCATCTCAACGGGGCACTGGCCTGCGCCGGATGCGGAAGACCCGCCGAAGAACTGCGGCACGACGACCCCGGAACGCCTGCGGCGGACCACGTCTTCGAGCTGACCCGGGACGAGGAGACACCGTCCGCGGCCCCCGACCGCACCCGGGTGTCCCGCCGCGCGCCGGCGCCCGGACGCGCGGGATCGCGCCGCGCCGCACGGACGGCCCGCCCGCCGGGCGGTCGCCGGGCACGCCGGCGCCGGGGCCGCGTGGTGCTGATCGTGGTGACCGGCCTGGTGCTGGCGGCGGGCACGCTGAGCCTGGCCGAGGTGGCGGTGGAGGACGGAGGCGGCCCGGCGACCTCGGTGCGGCAGGAGGACGTGGCCCTGCCGGCCCCGCTGCCCGACCCCTCGCAGAGCACGCGGGTCGCCGACCCCGAACAGGTGGAGGCGACGCCCTCCGCGCCGGGCCCCTCCGGCGCCCCGTCCGCTGACGGCGGCGCCGGCGAGGCGTCGGGCGCGCCCCGGCCGACGGCCTCCGCGTCCGACGGCGACGGCGGTGGTGACGGTGGCGGCGACGGATCGGGTCCCGGGGCCGGCTCCGGCTCGGGCCCGGGCGGCGGCCAGGGCTACGGCAGGGGCGAGTCGAGGCGCCCGGTCGAGCCGGACGCGCCCCCCTCCGAGCCGGAACCGGCCCCGAGCGCCTCCCCGACCTCCGGCGGGGAACCC